TGAGTCAAAGTAATACCTTTCAAACCTTGAGCTATCACCTGAGGATGGACATAAAAGGCAATTCCATCAATAGCAACAGGTACTTGTTCAAGTTTAAAATTCCGCTTTTGAGCTTTTTCAAACTCCTCGTCTTTTACAGATCGTGATGACTGGGAAAAACTTAGCTGACCTTCAAGTAGCATGGACATACCGTTACCAGATCCTGGCTCTCCTGTTAGCGGCTCAGTATAGCGCAACTGAAATCCAGGATAAGCTAGATTAATAGCCACAAGCAAAGTTGTACTCCGCAGCGGAGCAAAAGTTGTAGATCCACCGTAGTTGAATGTTCCTTGTGGAACATTAGGTACATCAGCTATTGTGCGGTAGGTGGTTAAAGCAACACCTGAAACCGGGGGATGAATAGAAGAAGATGTCTCTGGCGAATAGTAAGGAGTGCTGCTAGATGTATTTTGAAGAGTATCTGATGAGATTGCCGACAGTGTGGGCTTCAACAAAAAATAGCTTCCAGCTAAAGCCACCAACGGAAACCACACCCACACTATAAAACGAATGCTGTTGCGTCGTAATTTTTGACCGCAGTAACCACATTTGTTTGCAGTTAGGAGGTTTAGGGTTCCACAATTACGACATTTTTTGACATTGTTATACCCGCTTTCCATAACACCCTTATATAATTTGATAGTTATTGGTTTTGTCGGAGTTATTTGCGGACGTTTGCTGTGTATTTTTCAATCATTCTTCTCAAGAAGCTTTATATCTCCGGGCGTATTCCCCAACAGCTTCTGGATGTTTAATAATTGAATACACGTCACCATAACAGGGGGTTCGGAATTCCCCTCAAGGATGAATCATTGCCCACAGTTGTTAACATTTTGATTTCCGACCCCTATCAAAGAGGACTTGTACTTAGTCAAAAATTTACTGAGGCAGATCTTTGGCAATGCAAGTTGTTGACAATGACTCACCAAACATCTGGAATTCTGCCGTAGTAGGACTACCACGACAAGAGCAAGTCTTGGTTATCATAAATCACCTATCTTCCCCTAATGGGTCAGGACTCAAACTTTTACTAATTTAGTAGTAGAGAACTGCCTTACGTTTAGCACAGATTATCTTTGCTAAACCGTCGGTGTTTTATATTTTACTCCTGCTAAAGTAACAAAATAGGGACAACTATAAAGGTTTATTTCTACTAAACATTTATTGATACATAGAATTTAAGCACTCTACTTATTAACCATAATGTGCATCAAGAAATTTGGTCATTTCAGGCGCTGTTGCACAATCTTAAGAAAGCTCACATATTGCTGTATCGGGTGCCTAATTGTGAGCAATGGCTGAAATACCCAGATTTCTAGTATTACAAATGTACGATGCGTAAGTTCTATGTACTTGAAATATGAAAAATAATTTCTTAATACCGCGTCCTTACCCCCACAATCTCCTACCTTCTCGCCCGTTTAATCTCTGGTGAGCATCGTGTAACAAAGTAGGAATCTCCAAATTTTCTGGACACCGAGGAAGACACTCGCCGCATTCTGTACAACGGTTGGCTTTCATTCCAGCAAACCAATGACCAGCATTTTCAAACATTCTGTAACGGTATTGCCCAAACTCGGTCATGTCATATGCTACGGCAAGATTACGTAACCGCAACACTTCTGGAATATTGATATTTTCAGGACACGGTAAGCATGCATAGCACTGGCTGCATTTGTCTGTTCCCAAAGTAGCCCTTTGGTGATTTTCTAGACCTTGAAAGACTTTCATTTCCTCTGGGGTCAACTCTGTGTCACAGTCCGCAACTCGCAAAGGTTCTATCAATTCATTTGGGTGTGCTGGTCCGACGCTGAGGGTGGTAATTCGGGGGTCAGTTAGTAAAAATCGATAATTTAGCTCCAAGGGTGAAAAAGGATGACATAAATCCTTTAAGGTTTGGGGTGGGGTATACAGGCGTCCTCCTTTATCAGCGGGAGAAATAATAAATACGCCCATATCTTTTTCAAAAGCTCGCTGAATTGCTGCGGCGTTGCGTTGGAAAAAATAGTAATAATGCAGATTGACAAAATCAAAAAAATCTGTATTTATTGCGGCTAAAATGATCTCCACAGGTGCATGGGTAGAAAAACCAACGTGTCGCACTCTACCATCAGCAACAGCTTCTTGCACCGCCTGCATACAGCCACTCTTGGCTTTGACCCAGTCAAGATGTTCCCATGTGTTTAAGCCGTGAATTCCCAGGCAATCGAGATAATCCAACTTGAGTCGTTCTAGAGATTCATCAATATACCGACGCATCGTGTCAGCATCCGCTGTGGGTGGAATTTTGGTGGTGATGTACACTTGAGAACGCTTAACTGGTAAGCCAACGATCAGCGCCTCACCAAGGTATTCCTCACTCTTACCGTATCCTCTGGCAGTTTCTACATGATTAATCCCTAAGGCTATTGCTTTGTGAATGGTCTGCCATGCATTTTCTGGTGAAGCGTTACAGCGCATTGTCCCTAAGGAAAATACAGACAAGCGCAAATTCGTTTTCCCAAAGCGTCGGTATTGCATCTTCACATTTTGAATTTTGAGATTTGAGTTTTGAGTTTTAGAAATTTCCTCACAACTCACAACTCATCATTCATCATTTCCTAGCTTTCGCTACTGCCAAAGCGCTTAATTAAATCTTCAGGACGGAGATTGGAGATAAATTCTCGGAAGGCTTGCTGTTCGGCTTCATCAGCATCCCGGTCTACGGGGATAGAAGCATCGGCAATGACTTCTTCCATGACCCAGATAGGGGTATTTGTACGGAGGGCAATGGCGATCGCATCGCTGGGACGCGCGTCAATTTCTTTTTTGACTTCGCCTTGCTTAATAATCAAAACTGCATAAAATGTATCCTTTTGCAACGAATGAATGATAATCTTTTCTAGAGCCATGTTCCATGCTTCTAGAATATTCACCATCAGGTCATGAGTTAAGGGTCTAGGAGGCTTTTGATTCTCCAGTGCGCCCATAATCGCTCTAGCCTGTTCCTGACCTATATAAATGGGCAATGCTCGACGGTCTGAAGCATCCTTTAAGAGTACAATCGGGCTACGGGTTATGGCATCTAATGCTATGCCAGCGACTACCATTTCAATCATTGGCTAAGCCTCTAAAATCCTTTAAGAGCTAGGGTAATATGTAACAAATCGTACCTTTGTTTAAGCCATGTTGGGGCAAGGATAAACATAACTCTTCATTCTCTATAATTGCTTCTATTAAACTCCTAAATGGAAGTGAACACCAGAGTAAGTCAAACAAGCCTAATCCGACGATAATCTACTTTCCCAAGTATGCCTACTAATAGATGTAAATGTTTTGATGTTTCGACATAATTTACTGTCTGAAATTATACTTAATCCCTCTGAATGTTTGTGAGAATTACTAGCTACTTTCAGGCAAAAATAGACAATAAATAGAGTTAGTTTTGCAAAAAAGCCGTGTTTACAGGAATAATCCAAGCATTAGGAATGATAAAACCCTTAGAGGGGGATTTTTGGCAAATTACTTGTGTGACTCAGTCATCTAATGTAATTATGCAAGATTTGGCGATGGGCGATAGCATTGCTGTGGATGGCATCTGCCTAACGGTAGAAAAAGTTTTAAAAGACGGATTTATCGCTACGGCTTCACCAGAAACCTTGCGCCGCACCACCTTAGGGCAAGAGCAAACACAACAGAGATACGTTAACTTAGAAGCATCGCTCCGGGTGGGGAGTAAAGTAGGCGGTCATTTCGTCATGGGGCATGTAGATGGTATAGGTCAACTCATGTCAGCACAAGCTACAGCAACTTCCTGGGAAATGACGTTTACAGCCCCAAAAGCGATCGCCCACTACATTGTCCCCAAAGGTAGCATTGCTATAAATGGCATCAGCCTCACAGTAGCCGACTATGAGCCAGAACTCTCACAGTTTAAGGTATCGGTGATTCCCCTCACCTATGCCGAAACGAATCTCCAATCCTTGAGTTCAGGCGGTTGGGTGAATTTAGAGGGGGATATTCTCGGCAAATATGTGGAAAAATTCCTTTTATTTGGCAAGCAAGACCTGAAACAATCTACAGACACAATCCCAAGTGATATATCACCTGCGTTTTTAGTTGAACACGGGTATCTTTGAAGAAAAAGTGGGGGATGTAGAGGAAGACAAATTTATCTGTTTTTCTCCCGCCACTCCCTTCACTCCCCCTACTCTTCTAGCTACCAGGTTGCTGAGGAGCCTGAGCTGTCTGTAAGGATTGAATTAATTGGTTGAGTCCGTACTCTAATTGAGCGCCTGGGTCAGTAGCAACCCACCCTTGGGGTGTGAGGTGGCGTACCTCAAAGTGCAGGTGGGGACCAGTGGAGTTACCAGTGCTACCAACTCGCCCGATAACGGTTCCCTTTTCCACCCACTGACCTGGCTGAACAAAGAGTTCTGACATATGACCGTAAAGAGTTTGTTGCGCGTTGCTATGGTTAAGTATAACCGCCAAGCCATAGCCGCCCATCCAGTTAGCACTCTCTACTTGACCAGAGTAGGCTGCCAAAACAGGTGTTCCCATTGCCGCGCCTATGTCTGTACCAGCGTGGAAACGGCGATCGCCTGTAATGGGATGAACTCGCCAACCAAACAAAGAGGTAATGGGAGAGGGGATAGAAAGGGGATACATCAATCCCGTACCACTGGCGAGTCTACCATAGACACCACCGGAGTTTATTTGCGGCAACACTGCTGCCAATGGGATATCATAAGTGATATTGCTGGGGCGAGGAGCAACATTTTCAGCAGTCATCGGCGCTGGTAAAGCTCCACCTCCTGGCGCAATGGGCACAGAACTTACTGTTGTGGTGGGGTTGAAATTGTTGGGGATAAATCGATTGGAGCGATATGTACTCTTAGTTACACCATTAGTCACACCACTAGAAGCCATTTGAGAAGTGTGACGCCTGAGAGTGCTCGTCACAACACCAGAAGCAACCCTAGGAGTGGGATGCACACCTGAGGCAATACGCCTAACTTGCGGGGCAGTTGCTAATGTAGTAAGTTTACTTTTTCTAATCCAACTCGGCGCTTTTCTCGTACCAGACTCTGCTAAACGCTGATTTTGAAATGGAACTTTGGCGCAAATACTGCTAGGAATTCCTTGCCCCACAACTGTTTTACAAGCACTAGACCGTTGTGTGATGACCACAGAATTCGGTGCTTCATACTTGCTAGTAGCGCCTACCTGATAGTCAGAGGGGTCGATGTAAGCATTGTTGTAATCTTTGCCAGTAGATTGAACAGAGGGAGCAGAGGGGTAGCTCTTTTGAGAAACCTCTTGTTGGGGTTTCCCCTCTCTAATGGTTTCTGAGGCGCTTCGCGCAGCTTGTGACCTTGGTCTCAACTTTCTCACACTTTCGGTAGGTGCAGAAACTTCTGTCTGAGGTCTTGACTTTCTAATAGCGACCTGAGGACGGGAATCTTGTGCCTGAGGTCTTGAATTTCTGATAACGACCGTAGGACTGGACGGTTTTAACTTAGATAGTCTCTGTCTGAGTCTAGCCCGGCGTTGAGAAAATTCTGGTCGCGATTGAGCCGATTCGGGTACGGGAGTGCTTTTGTTCTGTTCAACCGAATATTTTTTGACTGTATTTGCAGATGATGCAGGTTGTGAGCTTTCAACAGTAGGAACGATGTTATCTATTGCTGATTCGGTTTGAGCAAACACCAAGCCACCATTGCTTAACAGACTGATGCTACCAAGCCAACAGAGGCTCTGTGCTGGCAGCGTAGACGCGAAGCGTCTTGTCGATAGACATTGCTGCCACAACTGATGCAAACGGTTCTCGGCAGAGTTATTGCGTTGCGTCATTGTTTCTCTGGTGTTGTGTTGATTTAGCTTAAAGAAATTAAGTCAGTAATTTCTCGGCCAATTTTAGATTTTGGATGGGGGATTGATAGTGGGTAGTTGATATTGGGTAGTTGATAGTGGGTAGTTGATAGTTGTTTACGACTACCCACTACCCACTAACTCCTAACTACTTAGCATTAACCAAGCTCAATTACCAGTCTCAATTTTTTGATTAATCAGATGAATTACAGTAACCCAAGCTGATTGTCCCGGGCTGCAAGTAAATTTCTGGTGTTTTTACTGATTTAACTTCTGAGGTTTCCATGCTAACTCGAAGCTCCCCAGTCTGTGTCACGCCTACAATAGTGCCTGCGGTGTTGTTGACGTACACTCTATCGCCCATGTTCGTCAGCAACTCTAAATAGCGGGATATTAATATATTTACTCCTTCTTGGAACAGGCACTGTATACCAGATTCTATTCCGATTAAAACTCTAGAGATGAGCATTTCCAGGCATGGAATTGGTTTGGTGTGCTGCAAAGCTTGCCACATTTCCAGATTTATTCCGGTTTCCGGGACTGGGTTTGCCCAATTCATACCCACACCAATCACTGCTTGGGTAATTTTTCCCTGCTGAACTTTGGTTTCTGTCAAGATCCCACATAGCTTGCGTCTGATTAAAACTAAATCATTGGGCCATTTAATTTCAACAGGAACACCACAGCTTTGCAGTTGTTTGGCAATTCCCCAAGCAGTAGCCAGTGTGAGTTGGTAGCTGTTTGTAGCGCATAGCTCAGGAGTGAGCGCCATTGAAAGATATAATCCACCATTTTGGGACATCCACTGACGACCCCATTGTCCTCGTCCTGCGGTCTGCTGAGTAGCAATGACCACACATCCAGGTTCAGCCCCTTGGGTTAGTAAATCCCAGAGTATTTGGTTCGTTGAAGAAACGGTGTCAAAAAGATGTAGTGAAAATGGTAAATAAGGACTTTTGCGCCCTGCTTGAAGGGCAGCTTCCAACTTTTGCCGATCCAATCCCACAACAGTTTACCTAAATTTGCTAGTTTAGTTAGGATGAATTGGCTGCAATTTATTTTTGTTTTTAGGTTTGGTTAAAGATGCACTCTTGGCACTGGCGCACTTGGGAAGGACTACCCTATTTAACCTGTAGTTTACTCGAACCCTGGCATCACGGCTTTTTTACTCAGCAGTTTTCGCCTAGTACTCCTTTTGAACTCACAAAGGTGTTGCATCCAGAGGCATCAGTTTATCGCTTAAAACAGGTACATGGCAATACCGTCCTCACTCCACAAGAAATTGTAACTAAGTTAACAGCAGGTGGGGACGAGGTCGATCGCGAAGGTGATTCTGCCCTAGTATCAGGAGATGGGTTAGTCACTCACCAGCCTTTACAAGCTGTATGGGTAGCTACTGCTGACTGCACACCGGTACTCATTGCTGATGAGAAAACGGCACAGGTGGCAGCGGTGCATGCGGGTTGGCGTGGGACTGCGCTCAAAATAGTACCGCAAGCCATCACGAGAATGCAAGCACAAGGTAGCAAACTGGAAGATTTGCGAATTGCCATGGGACCAGCGATCGCTGGTGAAGTTTACCAAGTCTCAGAGCAAGTCGCGGCGGAAGT
The sequence above is a segment of the Mastigocladopsis repens PCC 10914 genome. Coding sequences within it:
- a CDS encoding substrate-binding domain-containing protein, whose protein sequence is MESGYNNVKKCRNCGTLNLLTANKCGYCGQKLRRNSIRFIVWVWFPLVALAGSYFLLKPTLSAISSDTLQNTSSSTPYYSPETSSSIHPPVSGVALTTYRTIADVPNVPQGTFNYGGSTTFAPLRSTTLLVAINLAYPGFQLRYTEPLTGEPGSGNGMSMLLEGQLSFSQSSRSVKDEEFEKAQKRNFKLEQVPVAIDGIAFYVHPQVIAQGLKGITLTQARDIFTGKITNWKEVGGSDVPIAPFSRNLKYGGTVDFLYEKVLEEKPFGASVQQVRDTTDSLKKVATTPGGIGYATASQLVNQKTIRVLPLAKEANSVFVSPCADHACTAINETAFADDSYPITRRLFVIIKRDGKLDEQAGVAYANMLLSNEGQKLVDLAGFVPIR
- a CDS encoding aldo/keto reductase; the protein is MQYRRFGKTNLRLSVFSLGTMRCNASPENAWQTIHKAIALGINHVETARGYGKSEEYLGEALIVGLPVKRSQVYITTKIPPTADADTMRRYIDESLERLKLDYLDCLGIHGLNTWEHLDWVKAKSGCMQAVQEAVADGRVRHVGFSTHAPVEIILAAINTDFFDFVNLHYYYFFQRNAAAIQRAFEKDMGVFIISPADKGGRLYTPPQTLKDLCHPFSPLELNYRFLLTDPRITTLSVGPAHPNELIEPLRVADCDTELTPEEMKVFQGLENHQRATLGTDKCSQCYACLPCPENINIPEVLRLRNLAVAYDMTEFGQYRYRMFENAGHWFAGMKANRCTECGECLPRCPENLEIPTLLHDAHQRLNGREGRRLWG
- a CDS encoding bifunctional nuclease family protein; the encoded protein is MIEMVVAGIALDAITRSPIVLLKDASDRRALPIYIGQEQARAIMGALENQKPPRPLTHDLMVNILEAWNMALEKIIIHSLQKDTFYAVLIIKQGEVKKEIDARPSDAIAIALRTNTPIWVMEEVIADASIPVDRDADEAEQQAFREFISNLRPEDLIKRFGSSES
- a CDS encoding riboflavin synthase, which gives rise to MFTGIIQALGMIKPLEGDFWQITCVTQSSNVIMQDLAMGDSIAVDGICLTVEKVLKDGFIATASPETLRRTTLGQEQTQQRYVNLEASLRVGSKVGGHFVMGHVDGIGQLMSAQATATSWEMTFTAPKAIAHYIVPKGSIAINGISLTVADYEPELSQFKVSVIPLTYAETNLQSLSSGGWVNLEGDILGKYVEKFLLFGKQDLKQSTDTIPSDISPAFLVEHGYL
- a CDS encoding M23 family metallopeptidase, with protein sequence MTQRNNSAENRLHQLWQQCLSTRRFASTLPAQSLCWLGSISLLSNGGLVFAQTESAIDNIVPTVESSQPASSANTVKKYSVEQNKSTPVPESAQSRPEFSQRRARLRQRLSKLKPSSPTVVIRNSRPQAQDSRPQVAIRKSRPQTEVSAPTESVRKLRPRSQAARSASETIREGKPQQEVSQKSYPSAPSVQSTGKDYNNAYIDPSDYQVGATSKYEAPNSVVITQRSSACKTVVGQGIPSSICAKVPFQNQRLAESGTRKAPSWIRKSKLTTLATAPQVRRIASGVHPTPRVASGVVTSTLRRHTSQMASSGVTNGVTKSTYRSNRFIPNNFNPTTTVSSVPIAPGGGALPAPMTAENVAPRPSNITYDIPLAAVLPQINSGGVYGRLASGTGLMYPLSIPSPITSLFGWRVHPITGDRRFHAGTDIGAAMGTPVLAAYSGQVESANWMGGYGLAVILNHSNAQQTLYGHMSELFVQPGQWVEKGTVIGRVGSTGNSTGPHLHFEVRHLTPQGWVATDPGAQLEYGLNQLIQSLQTAQAPQQPGS
- a CDS encoding biotin--[acetyl-CoA-carboxylase] ligase, with translation MGLDRQKLEAALQAGRKSPYLPFSLHLFDTVSSTNQILWDLLTQGAEPGCVVIATQQTAGRGQWGRQWMSQNGGLYLSMALTPELCATNSYQLTLATAWGIAKQLQSCGVPVEIKWPNDLVLIRRKLCGILTETKVQQGKITQAVIGVGMNWANPVPETGINLEMWQALQHTKPIPCLEMLISRVLIGIESGIQCLFQEGVNILISRYLELLTNMGDRVYVNNTAGTIVGVTQTGELRVSMETSEVKSVKTPEIYLQPGTISLGYCNSSD
- the pgeF gene encoding peptidoglycan editing factor PgeF, producing MHSWHWRTWEGLPYLTCSLLEPWHHGFFTQQFSPSTPFELTKVLHPEASVYRLKQVHGNTVLTPQEIVTKLTAGGDEVDREGDSALVSGDGLVTHQPLQAVWVATADCTPVLIADEKTAQVAAVHAGWRGTALKIVPQAITRMQAQGSKLEDLRIAMGPAIAGEVYQVSEQVAAEVGNTIIPHNDEKLIVAALHELPNSPLLPDPEPGRVRLDVRRVNALQMEQLGISPEQVAIAPYCTYQTPEHFFSYRREMQKKVQWSGIVSYDF